A window of the Tessaracoccus sp. MC1865 genome harbors these coding sequences:
- a CDS encoding PAC2 family protein, protein MLDPAALYQFESHVDPRTIHAKAMVVTLGAFVDAGHVQRLVDEHLLETLPNHVLARFDADQLLDYASRRPPITFERDHFTDYERPEITLHHVLDTDGAPFLLLNGPEPSYQWERMAAAVVHLADTFDVAQVITLQGVPMAVPHTRPVSLSRFATSPDLIPGHQPIFGTMRMGASLPALLNVRLGEADVASVGLAAHIPPYLAETDFPAAAVALLDSLGVHAQLNLPTSTLETKAVHVAARLGEGMAADDDLRELVESLEEQHDRVVRALGHQAEPEDVPSADELGAQAEAFLRSLDDTE, encoded by the coding sequence ATGTTGGACCCAGCAGCCCTGTACCAGTTCGAGTCGCACGTCGACCCACGCACGATCCACGCCAAGGCGATGGTGGTGACGCTCGGCGCCTTCGTGGACGCCGGACACGTGCAGCGACTCGTGGACGAGCACCTGCTGGAGACGTTGCCCAACCACGTGCTGGCGCGCTTCGACGCGGACCAGCTGCTCGACTACGCCAGCCGTCGGCCGCCCATCACGTTCGAGCGCGACCACTTCACGGACTACGAGCGCCCCGAGATCACCCTCCACCACGTCCTGGACACCGACGGTGCCCCGTTCCTGCTGTTGAACGGCCCGGAGCCGTCGTACCAGTGGGAGCGGATGGCCGCCGCCGTCGTCCACCTCGCCGACACCTTCGACGTGGCGCAGGTGATCACGCTCCAGGGAGTGCCCATGGCGGTGCCGCACACGCGCCCCGTGTCGCTGTCGCGCTTCGCCACGAGCCCGGACCTGATCCCCGGCCACCAGCCCATCTTCGGCACCATGCGCATGGGCGCCTCACTGCCGGCGCTGCTGAACGTCCGGCTCGGCGAGGCCGACGTGGCGTCCGTGGGCCTGGCGGCCCACATCCCGCCGTACCTGGCGGAGACAGACTTCCCCGCGGCCGCCGTCGCGCTGCTCGACTCGCTGGGAGTGCACGCCCAGCTGAACCTGCCGACGTCGACGCTGGAGACGAAGGCGGTCCACGTGGCCGCCCGGCTGGGTGAGGGCATGGCCGCGGACGACGACCTGCGCGAACTGGTGGAGTCGCTCGAGGAGCAACACGACCGGGTCGTGCGGGCGCTGGGCCACCAGGCGGAGCCCGAGGACGTGCCCTCGGCCGATGAGCTGGGCGCTCAGGCCGAGGCCTTCCTCAGGTCGCTGGACGACACCGAGTAG
- the yaaA gene encoding peroxide stress protein YaaA: MLSVLSPAKSLDFESPLPTKKHSEPRLIGQSDGLIEIMRTKSPADISRLMHISDDLAHLNATRYQDFTSEHTAKNARPAILAFNGDVYQGLQAHTFDARDFTEAQKSLRILSGLYGLLRPMDLIQPHRLEMGTRLASARGQSLYDWWGSQVTDLLHRDLDASPGADVLINLASTEYFKVLDGERLGARIISPRFEDRDKDGEPRIVSFYAKRARGTMAAWLVKERVRTPSKLLDFNRDGYEYDEARSTKDQPVFVR, from the coding sequence ATGCTGTCCGTCCTGTCGCCGGCGAAGTCGCTGGATTTCGAAAGCCCGCTGCCCACGAAGAAGCACTCCGAGCCGCGCCTCATCGGGCAGTCGGACGGGTTGATCGAGATCATGCGCACCAAATCCCCGGCGGACATCTCGCGGCTCATGCACATCTCCGACGACCTGGCCCACCTCAACGCCACGCGGTACCAGGACTTCACCAGCGAACACACCGCGAAGAACGCCCGGCCCGCCATCCTCGCCTTCAACGGCGATGTCTACCAGGGCCTCCAGGCGCACACGTTCGACGCCCGCGACTTCACCGAGGCGCAGAAGTCGCTGCGCATCCTCTCCGGGCTCTACGGGCTGCTGCGGCCGATGGACCTCATCCAGCCGCACCGCCTCGAGATGGGCACCCGGCTCGCCTCCGCTCGGGGGCAGTCGCTGTACGACTGGTGGGGCAGTCAGGTCACGGACCTCCTGCACCGCGACCTGGACGCCTCCCCCGGTGCCGACGTCCTCATCAACCTGGCCAGCACGGAGTACTTCAAGGTGCTCGACGGCGAACGCCTGGGCGCCAGGATCATCTCGCCGCGCTTCGAGGACCGCGACAAGGACGGCGAGCCCCGCATCGTCAGCTTCTACGCCAAGCGGGCCCGTGGCACGATGGCCGCGTGGCTGGTGAAGGAGCGGGTGCGCACGCCCTCCAAGCTGCTGGATTTCAACCGCGACGGCTACGAGTACGACGAGGCCCGCTCGACGAAGGACCAGCCGGTCTTCGTGCGTTGA
- a CDS encoding sodium-dependent transporter produces the protein MSDPSVMRPAAPTTHRRETFSSRNVFILAAIGSAVGLGNIWRFPYVSYTNGGGAFLIPYLIALLTAGIPLLFLDYALGHRYRASPPLALRRAGKKWSEMFGWWQVLVCFVIAVYYAAILAWAAMYFLFSFTEAWGDDPEGFLFGEFLQVAETPHIGFDFVPQVAVPMLLVWVLTLVVIGLGVKRGIARANLVMIPLLLVMFLVLVIQALTLPGAMDGLNAFFTPDWAALANPGVWAAAYGQIFFSLSVGFGIMITYSSYLRRRTNLTGSGLVVGFANSGFELLAGIGVFAVLGFMAQSSGSEVGDVASGGIGLAFIAFPSIVSSSSIGPLLGALFFASLVFAGFTSMISIVEVCTAALQDKLGLGRVQATLAVGLPMAAASMLLLSTTTGLFFLDITDEFINKFGILLGAFAMVIVVAWVLRKIPLLQSHLYRVSSVRFGKAWMVLVAVVVPVVLGYILVTEVIKHVTTPYGDYPLGMLGIFGWGMVASLIVGAALLALTPWKRGTVESMDEDALDAKYEEIMKK, from the coding sequence ATGAGCGATCCATCTGTCATGCGGCCAGCGGCGCCGACGACCCACCGTCGCGAGACGTTCAGCTCACGCAACGTGTTCATCCTGGCGGCCATCGGCTCCGCCGTCGGTCTCGGCAACATCTGGCGATTCCCCTACGTGTCGTACACCAACGGTGGCGGCGCCTTCCTCATCCCCTACCTCATCGCGCTGTTGACCGCCGGCATCCCGTTGCTGTTCCTCGACTACGCCCTCGGCCACCGCTATCGCGCCTCTCCCCCGCTGGCGCTGCGCCGGGCCGGCAAGAAGTGGAGCGAGATGTTCGGTTGGTGGCAGGTGCTGGTCTGCTTCGTCATCGCCGTCTACTACGCCGCGATCCTCGCGTGGGCCGCCATGTACTTCCTCTTCAGCTTCACCGAGGCCTGGGGTGACGACCCGGAGGGGTTCCTCTTCGGCGAGTTCCTCCAGGTGGCCGAGACCCCGCACATCGGGTTCGACTTCGTCCCGCAGGTGGCCGTCCCCATGCTGCTGGTGTGGGTCCTGACGCTCGTGGTGATCGGCCTCGGCGTCAAGCGGGGCATCGCGAGGGCCAACCTGGTGATGATCCCGCTGCTGCTCGTGATGTTCCTGGTCCTGGTGATCCAGGCGCTCACCCTGCCGGGCGCGATGGACGGTCTCAACGCCTTCTTCACCCCGGACTGGGCCGCGCTGGCGAACCCCGGCGTGTGGGCGGCGGCGTACGGTCAGATCTTCTTCTCGCTGTCGGTGGGCTTCGGCATCATGATCACCTACTCGTCCTACCTGCGTCGCCGCACCAACCTGACCGGCTCCGGCCTGGTGGTGGGGTTCGCGAACTCCGGCTTCGAGCTGCTCGCCGGCATCGGCGTCTTCGCGGTGCTGGGCTTCATGGCGCAGTCGTCGGGCAGCGAGGTGGGCGACGTGGCCTCCGGAGGCATCGGGCTGGCGTTCATCGCGTTCCCCAGCATCGTGTCCTCCAGCTCCATCGGCCCGCTCCTGGGCGCCCTGTTCTTCGCGTCGCTGGTGTTCGCCGGCTTCACGTCGATGATCTCCATCGTGGAGGTCTGCACCGCCGCGCTGCAGGACAAGCTGGGCCTCGGCCGCGTGCAGGCCACGCTCGCCGTCGGCCTGCCGATGGCCGCGGCGTCCATGCTGCTGCTGTCCACCACCACCGGCCTGTTCTTCCTGGACATCACGGATGAGTTCATCAACAAGTTCGGCATCCTGCTCGGGGCGTTCGCCATGGTGATCGTGGTGGCCTGGGTGCTGCGGAAGATCCCGCTGCTGCAGAGCCACCTCTATCGCGTCTCCAGCGTGCGCTTCGGCAAGGCGTGGATGGTGCTCGTCGCCGTCGTCGTGCCGGTGGTGCTGGGCTACATCCTGGTGACCGAGGTCATCAAGCACGTCACCACGCCCTACGGGGACTACCCGCTGGGGATGCTGGGCATCTTCGGCTGGGGCATGGTGGCGTCGCTCATCGTCGGAGCCGCCCTCCTGGCCCTCACGCCGTGGAAACGCGGCACCGTGGAATCCATGGACGAGGACGCGCTCGACGCCAAGTATGAGGAGATCATGAAGAAATGA
- a CDS encoding methionine/alanine import family NSS transporter small subunit gives MTPIAITMMIIAMLTLWGGLAAAVVHLVRTPEVVVDEGDH, from the coding sequence ATGACACCCATTGCCATCACCATGATGATCATCGCCATGCTCACCCTCTGGGGTGGGCTGGCAGCAGCCGTGGTGCACCTCGTGCGCACCCCCGAGGTCGTCGTCGACGAAGGCGACCACTGA
- a CDS encoding DUF4190 domain-containing protein, which yields MSNDQYPPSEPQPQPYGTPRGPEFGGPSYDPYLEDPFTAPTPPPAQPVPTYLPPVASPAPVVPPTPQQPPYGYPVPYQQPMQPPPQPYYGYQLAKPEHPSSVAVLVLGVLSVFVVVTAPFAWYMGSKAKKEIALGAPYQWGAGGQVGWVLGIIYSVFMMLFAALIMLGIMASM from the coding sequence GTGTCGAACGACCAGTACCCGCCGTCGGAGCCGCAGCCGCAGCCGTACGGCACGCCGAGGGGGCCGGAATTCGGCGGGCCCAGCTACGACCCCTACCTCGAGGACCCGTTCACTGCGCCGACGCCCCCGCCGGCCCAGCCCGTCCCCACGTACCTGCCCCCGGTCGCGTCGCCCGCCCCGGTGGTGCCGCCCACGCCGCAGCAGCCGCCGTACGGCTACCCGGTGCCCTACCAGCAGCCCATGCAGCCGCCGCCCCAACCGTATTACGGCTACCAGTTGGCAAAGCCGGAGCACCCCTCGTCGGTGGCCGTGCTGGTCCTGGGCGTCCTCAGCGTGTTCGTGGTGGTCACCGCACCATTCGCCTGGTACATGGGCAGCAAGGCGAAGAAGGAGATCGCCCTCGGCGCGCCCTACCAGTGGGGTGCCGGCGGGCAGGTCGGCTGGGTGCTGGGCATCATCTACTCCGTGTTCATGATGCTGTTCGCAGCGCTGATCATGCTGGGGATCATGGCCAGCATGTGA
- the ppdK gene encoding pyruvate, phosphate dikinase → MSEDRYIYDLSEGDATMRSLLGGKGANVAEMAKVGLPVPDLFTVTTTACVQTMNNGGKWPDGLADGIAAALKRLEQRTGRVLGAAEKPLLLSVRSGAVHSMPGMMDTVLNLGISDESVKALAEESGNERFAWDSYRRFIQMYGEVVEGVPGHLFEDALSALKHERGVEQDTDLTADDLKELVATYKEISNEYLGGEWSSDPHEQLNRAVDAVFRSWGNPRAEVYRRAHNISASLGTAVNIQQMVFGNRGDTSATGVCFTRNPSTGENALYGEFLVNAQGEDVVAGIRTPRQLHEMEEVLPEAYAQLVKTMKDMELHYRDMQDMEFTIEDGKLYMLQTRNGKRTAAAALKIASDLVDEGVISQEDALMRIEPGQLDQLLHPAIPPDHGNDAIATGLPASPGAAVGGVVFDADTAADLGGKGEAVVLVRYETTPDDIHGVIVAQGILTAHGGMTSHAAVVARGMGKPCVAGAHGIKIDTVAKTLTIGDRVIHEGDVITLDGSQGKVYGEKLDLIPPQINEDFLKVVQWADDVRRLGVRANADNFEDATKARELGAEGIGLCRTEHMFMAQDRLPAVRKMILAESPEQRAAALEEILPMQQQDFEGIFTAMKGLPVTVRLLDPPLHEFLPNLVEQSLLVQRLELTNGDGQQLTEARETLTQVKRLHELNPMLGTRGVRLAMLYPEIPDMQARAIIRAALAVKEREGETVGVEIMIPLVALTQELEAQRAIVVAAVDDELAKAGQQLDYTIGTMIELPRAALVADKIAEFADFFSFGTNDLTQTTIGISRDDAENGFLTNYVMDHVLERNPFETIDVDGVGALVEMGVAKGRQTKPKLKTGVCGEHGGDPDSVTFFHGAGLDYVSCSPFRVPIARFAAAKAVLQERAG, encoded by the coding sequence ATGAGCGAGGATCGCTACATCTACGACCTGTCCGAGGGCGACGCCACGATGCGCAGCCTCCTCGGCGGTAAGGGCGCCAACGTCGCCGAGATGGCGAAGGTCGGCCTTCCCGTCCCGGACCTGTTCACCGTCACCACCACGGCCTGCGTTCAGACGATGAACAACGGTGGAAAGTGGCCAGATGGCCTGGCCGACGGCATCGCCGCGGCGCTGAAGCGCCTCGAGCAGCGCACCGGCCGTGTGCTGGGTGCCGCCGAGAAGCCCCTCCTCCTCTCCGTGCGTTCCGGCGCCGTCCACTCCATGCCCGGTATGATGGACACCGTCCTCAACCTCGGCATCTCCGACGAATCCGTCAAGGCGCTCGCGGAGGAATCCGGCAACGAGCGCTTCGCGTGGGATTCCTACCGACGCTTCATCCAGATGTACGGCGAAGTCGTCGAGGGCGTCCCGGGCCACCTCTTCGAGGACGCGCTCAGCGCGCTGAAGCACGAGCGCGGCGTCGAGCAGGACACGGATCTCACCGCCGACGACCTCAAGGAGCTGGTGGCCACCTACAAGGAGATCTCCAACGAGTACCTCGGCGGGGAATGGTCCTCGGACCCCCATGAACAGCTCAACCGTGCCGTCGACGCCGTCTTCCGCTCGTGGGGCAACCCCCGGGCAGAGGTGTACCGCCGCGCCCACAACATCTCCGCCTCGCTCGGCACCGCCGTCAACATCCAGCAGATGGTGTTCGGCAACCGCGGCGACACCTCCGCCACCGGCGTCTGCTTCACCCGCAACCCGTCCACCGGCGAGAACGCGCTCTACGGAGAGTTCCTCGTCAACGCCCAGGGCGAGGACGTCGTCGCCGGCATCCGCACCCCGCGCCAGCTCCACGAGATGGAGGAGGTGCTGCCGGAGGCGTACGCCCAGCTCGTCAAGACCATGAAGGACATGGAACTGCACTACCGCGACATGCAGGACATGGAGTTCACCATCGAGGACGGCAAGCTCTACATGCTGCAGACGCGCAACGGCAAGCGCACCGCGGCCGCCGCGCTGAAGATCGCCTCGGACCTGGTGGACGAGGGCGTCATCTCGCAGGAGGACGCGCTGATGCGCATCGAACCGGGCCAGCTGGACCAGCTGCTCCACCCGGCGATCCCGCCGGACCACGGCAACGACGCGATCGCCACCGGCCTGCCGGCCTCGCCGGGTGCTGCCGTCGGTGGCGTGGTGTTCGACGCGGACACCGCGGCGGATCTCGGCGGCAAGGGCGAGGCAGTCGTCCTGGTGCGCTACGAGACCACCCCCGACGACATCCACGGCGTCATCGTCGCCCAGGGCATCCTCACCGCCCACGGCGGCATGACCTCGCACGCCGCCGTCGTGGCGCGCGGCATGGGCAAGCCCTGCGTGGCCGGCGCGCACGGCATCAAGATCGACACTGTGGCCAAGACCCTGACGATCGGCGACCGCGTCATCCATGAGGGCGACGTCATCACGCTCGACGGTTCCCAGGGCAAGGTTTACGGCGAGAAGCTCGATCTCATCCCGCCGCAGATCAACGAGGACTTCCTCAAGGTCGTGCAGTGGGCCGACGACGTGCGCCGCCTGGGCGTACGCGCCAACGCCGACAACTTCGAGGACGCCACCAAGGCCCGCGAGCTGGGCGCCGAGGGCATCGGGTTGTGCCGCACCGAACACATGTTCATGGCCCAGGACCGCCTGCCCGCTGTCCGCAAGATGATCCTCGCCGAGAGCCCCGAGCAGCGCGCCGCCGCGCTCGAGGAGATCCTGCCCATGCAGCAGCAGGACTTCGAGGGCATCTTCACCGCCATGAAGGGCCTCCCCGTCACCGTCCGGCTGCTGGACCCGCCGCTGCACGAGTTCCTGCCCAACCTGGTGGAGCAGTCGCTGCTGGTGCAGCGGCTGGAACTGACCAATGGCGACGGTCAGCAGCTCACCGAGGCCCGCGAGACGCTGACCCAGGTCAAGCGCCTGCACGAGCTCAACCCGATGCTCGGCACCCGCGGCGTCCGCCTGGCCATGCTGTACCCGGAGATCCCGGACATGCAGGCCCGTGCCATCATCCGCGCCGCCCTGGCGGTCAAGGAGCGCGAGGGCGAGACCGTCGGCGTGGAGATCATGATCCCGCTGGTGGCGCTCACGCAGGAGCTCGAGGCGCAGCGGGCCATCGTCGTGGCAGCGGTTGACGACGAACTGGCAAAGGCGGGTCAGCAACTCGACTACACCATCGGCACCATGATCGAGCTGCCGCGCGCGGCGCTCGTGGCCGACAAGATCGCCGAGTTCGCCGACTTCTTCTCCTTCGGCACCAACGACCTCACCCAGACCACCATCGGCATCTCGCGCGACGACGCGGAGAACGGCTTCCTCACGAACTACGTGATGGACCACGTGCTGGAGCGCAACCCGTTCGAGACCATCGACGTGGACGGCGTGGGCGCCCTGGTGGAGATGGGCGTGGCCAAGGGTCGGCAGACCAAGCCCAAGCTCAAGACGGGCGTCTGTGGCGAGCACGGTGGTGATCCGGATTCCGTGACGTTCTTCCACGGCGCCGGCCTCGACTACGTGAGCTGCTCGCCGTTCCGCGTGCCGATCGCCCGGTTCGCGGCCGCCAAGGCGGTGCTGCAGGAGCGCGCCGGCTGA
- a CDS encoding pyruvate, water dikinase regulatory protein, giving the protein MSAEPLEIHIIADSTGETAARIARAAITQFPTREFSLVRHRKVGTTASLLTALETIKESTERAPVAVFFTLVSEEQAELVKSFCNDIDVPFADLMTQAMGALERISGIEADQVPMRPLGVEAEYFVRMAAIDFAVRHDDGSLPEALKECDICLVGPSRSGKTPLSIYLGYLGYKAVNVPLVPGIDPPKELWDLDRWRIIGLTMDAERLNQIRGQRVRGMGGFGTKDGYADLVKIYDELDEVGRTQRKLGCPIIDTTGVAIEEAASRIIDVVDDRARKVGQRLRRPPGIVRPGGAWAPPPK; this is encoded by the coding sequence ATGTCAGCAGAGCCGCTGGAGATCCACATCATCGCCGACTCCACCGGCGAGACCGCGGCCCGTATCGCTCGGGCCGCCATCACGCAGTTCCCGACGCGGGAGTTCAGCCTGGTCCGCCACCGCAAGGTGGGCACCACGGCGTCATTGCTCACCGCGCTCGAGACCATCAAGGAGAGCACGGAGCGGGCGCCCGTCGCGGTGTTCTTCACGCTCGTCAGCGAGGAGCAGGCTGAGTTGGTCAAGTCGTTCTGCAACGACATCGACGTGCCGTTCGCCGATCTGATGACGCAGGCGATGGGTGCGCTGGAACGGATCAGTGGCATCGAGGCCGACCAGGTGCCCATGCGGCCGCTCGGCGTGGAAGCGGAGTACTTCGTGCGCATGGCCGCCATCGACTTCGCCGTGCGCCACGACGACGGGTCGCTCCCGGAGGCGCTCAAGGAGTGCGACATCTGCCTGGTGGGCCCGTCGCGCTCCGGCAAGACCCCGCTGTCGATCTACCTCGGCTACCTCGGCTACAAGGCGGTCAACGTGCCCCTGGTGCCGGGCATCGATCCGCCGAAGGAACTCTGGGACCTGGATCGTTGGCGCATCATCGGGCTCACGATGGACGCCGAGCGGCTCAACCAGATCCGCGGCCAGCGGGTCCGCGGCATGGGTGGCTTCGGCACCAAGGACGGGTACGCGGACCTGGTGAAGATCTACGACGAGCTCGACGAGGTCGGCCGCACCCAGCGCAAGCTCGGCTGCCCCATCATCGACACCACCGGCGTCGCCATCGAGGAGGCCGCCTCGCGCATCATCGACGTGGTCGATGACCGGGCCCGCAAGGTGGGCCAACGCCTCCGTCGTCCCCCCGGGATCGTGCGGCCGGGCGGCGCCTGGGCGCCTCCTCCCAAGTGA
- a CDS encoding SRPBCC domain-containing protein: MDAVVEETAETKSVKVTHKVAKPLEKVWAALMQPNGQEPLLGKGGQLGSKGVDWASTDGPHGVTRSFHPMEQIRFSWHEAEGAPRSLVDLQMKPVDGGTELHLTHELIEDGYAPESLTERWETALRKLDDQA, encoded by the coding sequence ATGGATGCAGTTGTGGAGGAGACGGCGGAAACCAAGAGCGTGAAGGTGACCCACAAGGTCGCCAAACCGCTCGAGAAGGTGTGGGCGGCGCTCATGCAACCCAACGGCCAGGAGCCGTTGCTGGGCAAGGGTGGTCAACTGGGATCGAAGGGGGTCGACTGGGCGTCCACCGACGGCCCACACGGCGTCACCCGGAGCTTCCACCCCATGGAACAGATCCGGTTCTCCTGGCATGAAGCCGAAGGCGCTCCCCGCAGCCTCGTCGACCTGCAGATGAAACCCGTCGACGGCGGCACCGAGCTTCACCTGACCCACGAACTCATCGAAGATGGCTACGCCCCTGAGTCGTTGACCGAGCGCTGGGAGACCGCGCTCCGGAAACTCGACGACCAGGCCTGA
- a CDS encoding PQQ-binding-like beta-propeller repeat protein, which translates to MTEDVLDLDAPPAPDPTGRLGGWSRGRTAVVAVAVAMALALGLGVVLLLRSPPPPAPQVLGLQDGPVEAWRWGDDGRAYGGFVPVSGDRLLVSVGGGDPAPPQVALLAAGSGEELWRTSVQGVWGFDESHLTDLPGTPWVGVPLRGATALLDRETGREMHRLEMPVFDSTEYTDSAGNVFESPGGYSWVSSSNNGTLFLAVRQNDEDPYGPGAARLMAYDPGDLVHPLWDVDVDAGGGWSGGFARQVLESDGFAYLAPDSAASEFAAYRYVFRMSDGAQPDWQPTRPSMHVVDGVTVINEFGAVRAIEPASGEEVWRSEVGNWGTVVDDGLLYLLPLSGKGELQRLDPRTGKVRWVTPLANQLWGDPQGAAPGALWGDDLIVLEGAYGSAAMAVLRFDATTGREVMRTPIEARAGEAAVYVGEGQLVVLITPSDPQTGETTQPKALGIDPDTGEVRWERTLHGYATVYGGRLVVGDDDSVAVYR; encoded by the coding sequence ATGACCGAAGACGTGCTGGACCTGGACGCGCCGCCGGCACCAGACCCCACCGGGCGACTGGGTGGGTGGTCCAGAGGCCGCACTGCCGTCGTGGCGGTGGCCGTGGCGATGGCGCTGGCGCTGGGGCTAGGGGTGGTCCTCCTCCTCAGGTCGCCGCCGCCCCCCGCGCCGCAGGTCCTCGGCCTCCAGGACGGGCCCGTCGAGGCGTGGCGATGGGGCGACGACGGGAGGGCGTACGGGGGTTTCGTGCCCGTCAGCGGCGACCGCCTCCTGGTCTCTGTCGGAGGCGGGGACCCGGCGCCGCCTCAGGTGGCACTGCTCGCGGCAGGGTCCGGCGAAGAGCTGTGGCGGACCTCGGTGCAGGGCGTGTGGGGCTTCGACGAGTCGCATCTCACCGATCTGCCGGGGACCCCGTGGGTCGGCGTGCCTCTCAGAGGGGCGACGGCGTTACTTGACCGCGAGACCGGCCGGGAGATGCACCGGCTGGAGATGCCGGTGTTCGATTCCACGGAGTACACGGACTCGGCCGGGAACGTCTTCGAGTCGCCTGGCGGGTACAGCTGGGTTTCTTCAAGCAACAACGGCACGTTGTTCCTGGCGGTACGCCAGAACGACGAGGACCCCTACGGTCCTGGCGCGGCCAGATTGATGGCGTACGACCCCGGCGATCTGGTGCACCCGCTGTGGGATGTCGACGTCGACGCCGGGGGTGGATGGTCCGGAGGCTTTGCGAGGCAGGTCCTGGAGTCTGACGGATTCGCGTACCTCGCGCCGGACTCGGCCGCCTCTGAGTTCGCCGCCTACCGCTACGTGTTCCGGATGTCCGACGGCGCGCAGCCCGACTGGCAGCCTACGCGGCCGTCGATGCACGTGGTGGACGGCGTGACGGTCATCAACGAGTTCGGCGCGGTCCGTGCCATCGAGCCCGCATCGGGGGAGGAGGTGTGGCGCTCCGAGGTGGGCAACTGGGGGACCGTGGTCGACGACGGGCTCCTCTACCTCCTGCCCCTGAGCGGCAAGGGGGAGCTGCAACGGCTCGACCCGCGCACAGGCAAGGTGCGGTGGGTGACACCGCTGGCAAACCAGCTGTGGGGGGATCCGCAGGGTGCTGCGCCCGGAGCGCTGTGGGGCGACGACCTCATCGTCCTCGAGGGAGCCTACGGTTCCGCAGCCATGGCGGTGCTGCGCTTCGACGCCACCACCGGACGCGAGGTGATGCGCACCCCCATCGAGGCGCGCGCCGGTGAAGCGGCCGTGTACGTGGGGGAGGGGCAGCTCGTCGTGCTGATCACGCCGTCAGATCCGCAGACAGGCGAGACCACCCAGCCGAAAGCGTTGGGCATCGACCCCGACACCGGCGAGGTCAGGTGGGAGCGGACGTTGCACGGGTATGCCACCGTGTACGGAGGGCGGTTGGTGGTGGGCGACGACGACAGCGTCGCGGTCTATCGGTGA